One stretch of Methylopila sp. 73B DNA includes these proteins:
- the nuoK gene encoding NADH-quinone oxidoreductase subunit NuoK has product MAIALGHYLTVAAILFTLGVLGIFLNRKNVIVILMSIELILLAVNINLVAFSTHIGDLKGQVFALFVLTVAAAEAAIGLAILVVYFRNRGTIAVEDINRMKG; this is encoded by the coding sequence ATGGCGATCGCGCTCGGACATTACCTCACGGTGGCGGCGATCCTGTTCACGCTCGGCGTGCTCGGGATCTTCCTCAACCGCAAGAACGTCATCGTCATCCTGATGTCGATCGAGCTCATCCTGCTCGCCGTCAACATCAACCTGGTGGCGTTCTCCACGCACATCGGCGACCTCAAGGGCCAGGTGTTCGCGCTGTTCGTGCTGACGGTCGCGGCCGCCGAGGCCGCCATCGGCCTCGCGATCCTCGTCGTCTACTTCCGCAACCGCGGCACCATCGCGGTCGAAGACATCAACCGGATGAAGGGGTGA
- the nuoN gene encoding NADH-quinone oxidoreductase subunit NuoN: MDATAFPTLAPALPEIILAVGSLALVLIGAVMGERSTQLINGLALALLAAAGVAVVVAPDAVTFGGSFVLDGFARFMKIVAFIGAYAALLLSFDYMERLKFARFEYAILVVLSTLGMSLMISAHDLIALYLGLELQSLALYVIAAINRDDERSTEAGLKYFVLGALSSGMLLYGASLVYGYTGAVGFADIAEALKSGEASLGLIFGVVFLISGFAFKVSAVPFHMWTPDVYEGAPTPITAFFASATKVAGMAMFVRVIMEAFPSVTTEWRQVVVFVALASMALGSFAAIGQKNLKRLMAYSSIGHMGYALVGLAAGTPEGVRGVMIYLAIYVAMTLGAFACILSMRVKDGSYVESISDLAGLSRTKPAMAFVLAMILFSLAGIPPLAGFFAKFYVFYAAVNAGLYLLAVAGFVLSVVGAFYYLRIVKIIYFDEPTVAFEPMSFGAKAVLTLAGGFTLLYFVYPGPLTAAAGAAAQSLF, from the coding sequence ATGGACGCCACAGCTTTCCCCACCCTTGCGCCTGCGCTGCCGGAGATCATCCTCGCGGTCGGGTCGCTCGCGCTCGTGCTCATCGGCGCCGTCATGGGCGAGCGCTCGACGCAGCTGATCAACGGCCTGGCGCTGGCGCTGCTGGCCGCGGCCGGCGTCGCGGTGGTCGTCGCGCCGGACGCCGTGACCTTCGGCGGCAGCTTCGTGCTGGACGGCTTCGCGCGGTTCATGAAGATCGTCGCCTTCATCGGCGCCTACGCGGCCCTGCTGCTCTCGTTCGACTACATGGAGCGGCTGAAGTTCGCCCGCTTCGAATACGCCATCCTGGTGGTGCTCTCGACGCTCGGCATGTCGCTGATGATCTCGGCGCACGACCTGATCGCGCTCTACCTCGGCCTCGAGCTTCAGAGCCTCGCGCTCTACGTCATCGCCGCCATCAACCGCGACGACGAGCGCTCGACCGAAGCCGGCCTCAAGTACTTCGTGCTCGGCGCGCTGTCGTCCGGCATGCTGCTCTACGGCGCGTCGCTGGTCTACGGCTACACTGGCGCGGTCGGCTTCGCCGACATCGCGGAGGCGCTGAAGTCCGGCGAGGCCTCGCTCGGGCTCATCTTCGGCGTGGTGTTCCTGATCTCGGGCTTCGCGTTCAAGGTCTCGGCGGTGCCGTTCCACATGTGGACGCCGGACGTCTACGAGGGCGCGCCGACGCCGATCACCGCCTTCTTCGCCTCCGCCACCAAGGTCGCCGGCATGGCGATGTTCGTGCGCGTGATCATGGAGGCCTTCCCCTCGGTCACGACCGAGTGGCGCCAGGTGGTGGTGTTCGTGGCGCTCGCCTCGATGGCGCTCGGCTCCTTCGCGGCGATCGGCCAGAAGAACCTCAAGCGCCTGATGGCCTACTCCTCGATCGGCCACATGGGCTACGCGCTGGTGGGCCTCGCCGCCGGCACGCCAGAGGGCGTCCGCGGCGTCATGATCTATCTCGCGATCTACGTCGCCATGACGCTCGGCGCCTTCGCCTGCATCCTCTCCATGCGGGTCAAGGACGGATCCTACGTCGAGAGCATCTCCGACCTCGCGGGGCTCTCGCGCACCAAGCCGGCCATGGCTTTCGTGCTGGCGATGATCCTGTTCTCGCTCGCCGGCATCCCGCCGCTCGCCGGCTTCTTCGCGAAGTTCTACGTGTTCTACGCCGCGGTGAACGCCGGGCTCTACCTGCTCGCGGTCGCCGGCTTCGTGCTGTCGGTGGTGGGCGCGTTCTACTACCTGCGCATCGTCAAGATCATCTACTTCGACGAGCCGACGGTGGCCTTCGAGCCCATGAGCTTCGGCGCAAAGGCCGTGCTGACGCTCGCGGGCGGCTTCACGCTGCTGTACTTCGTCTACCCCGGCCCGCTCACCGCCGCCGCCGGCGCCGCCGCGCAGTCGCTGTTCTGA
- the nuoL gene encoding NADH-quinone oxidoreductase subunit L — MYHLIVFLPLLGAILAGVIALAGARRRNPGAVGPLDAFHHAHDHGHAGRHAAHGHDAHGHDDHGHDDHGPVEPAAQGSRLAELITTGLLMVSAALSWIAFIDVGLSGNDAHVTVLRWITSGSLVIDWAFRIDTLTAVMLVVVTSVSALVHLYSIGYMHEDPHRPRFFGYLSLFTFMMLMLVTADNLVQLFFGWEGVGLASYLLIGFWYQKPSANAAAIKAFVVNRVGDFGFLLGIFATYVIFDSVQFATIFADAPGAAEKTIHFLGHDWHALTVICLLLFMGAMGKSAQLGLHTWLPDAMEGPTPVSALIHAATMVTAGIVLVARMSPLFEHAPDALTVVTIVGATTAIFAATVGLVQNDIKRVIAYSTCSQLGYMFVALGVGAYSVAVFHLFTHAFFKALLFLGSGSVIHAMHHEQDMRKMGGLRRLIPLTYWMMVIGTLALTGFPLTAGYFSKDAVIEAAYAAHTSAGMYAFALTVLAALLTSFYSWRLIFLTFHGEPRASLETMSHVHESPRVMTVPLLVLAIGALFAGLVFKSRFIGEKYDDFWNGALFTGEHNEILHHMHEVPAWVVYAPFVMMVVGFAVAWLFYVKSPGIPAALARRHELIYQFLLNKWYFDELYDLIFVRPAKWIGRFLWKTGDGRIIDGLGPDGISARVIDVTNRVVRLQTGYVYHYAFAMLIGVAALFTWFLMRGL, encoded by the coding sequence ATGTACCATCTGATCGTCTTTCTCCCCCTTCTTGGCGCGATCCTCGCAGGGGTCATCGCGCTCGCGGGCGCGCGCCGGCGCAACCCCGGCGCGGTCGGCCCGCTTGATGCGTTCCACCACGCGCACGACCATGGCCACGCCGGGCGTCACGCCGCGCATGGCCATGACGCGCATGGCCATGACGACCATGGGCACGACGACCACGGCCCGGTCGAGCCGGCGGCGCAGGGCTCGCGGCTCGCGGAGCTGATCACCACCGGCCTGCTGATGGTGTCGGCGGCGCTGTCGTGGATCGCCTTCATCGACGTCGGCCTGTCGGGCAACGACGCGCACGTCACGGTGCTGCGCTGGATCACTTCTGGCAGCCTCGTGATCGACTGGGCGTTCCGGATCGACACCCTGACGGCGGTGATGCTCGTCGTCGTCACCTCGGTGTCGGCGCTCGTTCACCTCTATTCGATCGGCTACATGCACGAGGATCCGCACCGTCCGCGATTCTTCGGCTACCTCTCGCTCTTCACCTTCATGATGCTCATGCTGGTGACGGCGGACAATCTCGTGCAGCTGTTCTTCGGCTGGGAGGGCGTCGGCCTCGCGAGCTACCTGCTGATCGGCTTCTGGTACCAGAAGCCCTCCGCCAACGCCGCCGCCATCAAGGCCTTCGTCGTCAACCGCGTCGGCGACTTCGGCTTCCTGCTCGGCATCTTCGCGACCTACGTCATCTTCGACAGCGTGCAGTTCGCGACCATCTTCGCCGACGCGCCGGGCGCCGCCGAGAAGACGATCCACTTCCTCGGCCACGACTGGCACGCGCTCACCGTCATCTGCCTGCTGCTGTTCATGGGCGCGATGGGCAAGTCGGCGCAGCTCGGCCTGCACACCTGGCTGCCGGACGCGATGGAGGGCCCGACGCCGGTCTCCGCGCTGATCCACGCCGCCACCATGGTGACGGCGGGCATCGTGCTCGTTGCGCGCATGTCCCCGCTGTTCGAGCACGCGCCGGACGCGCTGACCGTGGTGACGATCGTCGGCGCGACGACCGCGATCTTCGCGGCGACGGTCGGTCTGGTCCAGAACGACATCAAGCGCGTCATCGCCTATTCGACCTGCTCGCAGCTCGGCTACATGTTCGTGGCGCTCGGGGTCGGGGCCTACAGCGTCGCGGTGTTCCACCTCTTCACCCACGCTTTCTTCAAGGCGCTGCTGTTCCTCGGCTCGGGCTCGGTCATCCACGCGATGCACCACGAGCAGGACATGCGGAAGATGGGCGGCCTGCGCCGGCTGATCCCGCTGACCTACTGGATGATGGTGATCGGCACCTTGGCGCTGACCGGCTTCCCGCTGACCGCCGGCTATTTCTCGAAGGACGCGGTGATCGAGGCGGCCTACGCCGCGCACACCAGCGCCGGCATGTACGCCTTCGCGCTCACCGTGCTCGCGGCCTTGCTGACCTCGTTCTACTCCTGGCGCCTGATCTTCCTGACCTTCCACGGCGAGCCGCGGGCGTCGCTCGAGACCATGAGCCACGTGCACGAGAGCCCGCGCGTCATGACGGTGCCGCTGCTGGTGCTCGCCATCGGAGCGCTGTTCGCCGGTCTCGTGTTCAAGTCGCGCTTCATCGGCGAGAAGTACGACGACTTCTGGAACGGCGCGCTGTTCACCGGCGAGCACAACGAGATCCTGCACCACATGCACGAGGTCCCGGCCTGGGTGGTGTACGCGCCCTTCGTGATGATGGTGGTCGGCTTCGCCGTGGCCTGGCTGTTCTATGTGAAGAGCCCCGGCATTCCGGCGGCGCTCGCGCGCCGGCACGAGCTGATCTACCAGTTCCTGCTCAACAAGTGGTACTTCGACGAGCTCTACGACCTGATCTTCGTGCGCCCGGCGAAGTGGATCGGCCGCTTCCTCTGGAAGACCGGCGACGGGCGGATCATCGACGGGCTCGGCCCGGACGGGATCTCGGCCCGCGTGATCGACGTCACCAACCGCGTCGTCCGCCTGCAGACCGGCTACGTCTACCACTACGCCTTCGCGATGCTCATCGGCGTCGCGGCCCTCTTCACCTGGTTCCTGATGCGGGGGCTGTGA
- a CDS encoding biotin--[acetyl-CoA-carboxylase] ligase, whose translation MTFALGPTAVAAGHALHAYDTVGSTNAEALALAREGRGPAWVVARAQTAGRGRRGRAWSTGRGNLAASFGATLAIPPQTAATLGFVAGLALEQALRAVAPSLGQPTTRPELKWPNDVIVDGAKLAGILLEADTSAPGRVAIAVGIGVNVASAPEGLPYPGVSLASRGDDTTAEQLFVALTDAFAAWFDTWDDGRGFAQVRKGWMARAAGLGSTVTVDLGARIARGVFEKIDDDGRLVLRGADGTLVTVSAGEVCFGTAATVRE comes from the coding sequence ATGACCTTCGCCCTCGGCCCCACGGCGGTCGCCGCCGGCCACGCGCTGCACGCCTATGACACGGTCGGCTCCACCAACGCCGAGGCGCTGGCGCTCGCCCGCGAAGGCCGCGGGCCGGCCTGGGTCGTCGCGCGGGCGCAGACGGCGGGGCGCGGACGGCGGGGGAGGGCGTGGTCCACGGGGCGTGGGAACTTGGCGGCGAGCTTCGGCGCGACGCTGGCGATTCCCCCCCAGACGGCCGCCACGCTCGGATTCGTGGCGGGGCTCGCGCTGGAGCAGGCGCTGCGCGCCGTCGCGCCGTCGCTCGGCCAGCCCACCACCCGGCCCGAGCTCAAGTGGCCGAACGACGTGATCGTCGACGGCGCGAAGCTCGCCGGCATCCTGCTGGAGGCCGACACGTCGGCGCCGGGGCGGGTCGCGATCGCGGTCGGGATCGGCGTCAACGTGGCCTCCGCGCCCGAAGGACTACCCTATCCGGGGGTCTCGCTGGCCTCCCGCGGCGACGACACGACGGCGGAACAGCTCTTCGTCGCGTTGACGGACGCCTTCGCGGCGTGGTTCGACACATGGGACGACGGGCGCGGCTTCGCGCAGGTGCGCAAAGGCTGGATGGCGCGCGCGGCGGGCCTGGGATCGACGGTCACGGTCGATCTGGGCGCCCGCATTGCGCGCGGCGTGTTCGAAAAGATCGATGACGACGGCCGCCTCGTGCTACGAGGCGCAGATGGAACGCTTGTCACGGTAAGTGCTGGCGAGGTTTGCTTCGGAACCGCAGCGACGGTCCGGGAATAA
- a CDS encoding NADH-quinone oxidoreductase subunit M has product MTGWPILSLLTFLPLVGVFFLLMIRGTDEASLRNVKHVALWTTVVNFVVSLVLWAKFDLAEPGFQFVEQAEWLGSSINYKLGVDGISAPFVVLTAFLMPFCILASWTSITHRVKEYMIAFLVLETLMIGVFSALDLVLFYLFFEAGLIPMFLIIGIWGGKRRVYASFKFFLYTLLGSLLMLVGILAMYGTAGTTDIVALLAYKFSPEMQTWLWLGFFASFAVKMPMWPVHTWLPDAHVEAPTAGSVILAGILLKMGGYGFLRFSLPMFPLASEYFAPFVFTLSVVAIVYTSLVALMQEDVKKLIAYSSVAHMGFVTMGIFALNEQGVQGAVFQMISHGVVSGALFLCVGVVYDRLHTREIKAFGGLVNRMPWYAAAFLVFTMANVGLPGTSGFVGEFLTLMGSFRANTWVALVATTGVILSAGYALWLYRRVVLGALDKPELAGIPDLSRREIALLAPLAVLTILFGVWPAPVIDFSAASIGGLLQQTTAAIESAGKAAALVGQ; this is encoded by the coding sequence ATGACCGGCTGGCCCATCCTTTCGCTGCTGACGTTCCTGCCGCTGGTCGGCGTCTTCTTCCTGCTGATGATCCGCGGGACGGACGAGGCGAGCCTGCGCAACGTCAAGCACGTCGCGCTGTGGACGACGGTGGTGAACTTCGTCGTCTCGCTCGTGCTGTGGGCGAAGTTCGATCTCGCCGAGCCCGGCTTCCAGTTCGTCGAGCAGGCCGAATGGCTCGGCTCCTCGATCAACTACAAGCTCGGCGTGGACGGCATCTCGGCGCCCTTCGTGGTGCTGACGGCCTTCCTCATGCCGTTCTGCATCCTGGCGTCCTGGACCTCCATCACCCACCGGGTGAAGGAGTACATGATCGCGTTCCTGGTGCTCGAAACGCTGATGATCGGCGTGTTCTCCGCGCTCGACCTCGTGCTGTTCTACCTGTTCTTCGAGGCCGGCCTGATCCCGATGTTCCTCATCATCGGCATCTGGGGCGGCAAGCGCCGGGTCTACGCCAGCTTCAAGTTCTTCCTCTACACGCTGCTCGGCTCGCTGCTGATGCTCGTCGGCATCCTCGCGATGTACGGGACCGCCGGCACCACCGACATCGTGGCGCTGCTCGCCTACAAGTTCTCGCCCGAGATGCAGACCTGGCTGTGGCTCGGCTTCTTCGCCTCCTTCGCGGTGAAGATGCCGATGTGGCCGGTCCACACCTGGCTGCCGGACGCGCACGTGGAGGCGCCGACCGCGGGCTCGGTCATCCTGGCCGGCATCCTGCTGAAGATGGGCGGCTACGGCTTCCTGCGGTTCTCGCTGCCGATGTTCCCGCTCGCGAGCGAGTACTTCGCGCCCTTCGTGTTCACGCTGTCCGTCGTCGCGATCGTCTACACCTCGCTGGTCGCGCTGATGCAGGAGGACGTGAAAAAGCTGATCGCCTACTCCTCGGTCGCGCACATGGGCTTCGTCACCATGGGCATCTTCGCGCTGAACGAGCAGGGGGTGCAGGGCGCGGTGTTCCAGATGATCAGCCACGGCGTGGTGTCCGGCGCGCTGTTCCTTTGCGTCGGCGTGGTCTACGACCGGCTGCACACCCGCGAGATCAAGGCCTTCGGCGGCCTCGTGAACCGCATGCCGTGGTACGCGGCGGCCTTCCTCGTCTTCACCATGGCGAATGTCGGCCTGCCCGGCACCTCCGGCTTCGTCGGCGAGTTCCTGACGCTGATGGGCTCGTTCCGGGCCAACACCTGGGTCGCGCTGGTCGCCACCACGGGCGTGATCCTCTCGGCGGGCTACGCGCTCTGGCTCTACCGCCGCGTGGTGCTGGGCGCGCTCGACAAGCCCGAGCTCGCCGGGATCCCTGACCTCTCGCGCCGGGAGATCGCGTTGCTCGCGCCGCTGGCGGTCCTGACCATCCTGTTCGGCGTGTGGCCGGCGCCGGTGATCGACTTCTCCGCCGCCTCCATCGGCGGCCTGCTCCAGCAGACCACCGCCGCCATCGAGAGCGCCGGCAAGGCCGCTGCGCTGGTGGGGCAGTGA
- the nuoH gene encoding NADH-quinone oxidoreductase subunit NuoH: MDTVLQILLILLQSVALLVALLVFIAYILLADRKVWAAVQLRRGPNVVGPFGLFQSFADLLKFVLKEPVIPSSANKGVFLLAPLVTCFLALGAWAVIPLAEGWAIADLNVGILYVFAISSLGVYGVIMGGWASNSKYPFLGALRSAAQMVSYEVSIGFVIICVLLCVGSLNLSDIVRAQDTAAGVFGWYWLPLFPMFVVFFISALAETNRPPFDLPEAESELVAGFMTEYASTPYLLFMLGEYVAIMTMCALTTILFLGGWLSPIPFAPFTWIPGVFWFVGKMCLVFFMFAMVKAFVPRYRYDQLMRLGWKVFLPISLAMVVIVAAVLQFTGWAP; encoded by the coding sequence GTGGACACCGTTCTCCAGATCCTGCTGATCCTGCTCCAGAGCGTCGCGCTGCTCGTCGCGCTCCTGGTGTTCATCGCCTACATCCTGCTGGCGGACCGCAAGGTCTGGGCTGCGGTGCAGCTTCGCCGCGGCCCCAACGTGGTCGGGCCGTTCGGCCTGTTCCAGTCCTTCGCCGACCTTTTGAAGTTCGTGCTGAAGGAGCCGGTGATCCCGTCCAGCGCGAACAAGGGCGTGTTCCTGCTCGCGCCGCTGGTGACCTGCTTCCTCGCGCTCGGCGCCTGGGCGGTCATCCCGCTCGCGGAGGGCTGGGCGATCGCCGACCTCAACGTCGGCATCCTCTACGTGTTCGCGATCTCGTCGCTCGGCGTCTACGGCGTCATCATGGGCGGCTGGGCGTCGAACTCGAAGTACCCGTTCCTCGGCGCGCTGCGTTCGGCCGCGCAGATGGTGTCCTACGAGGTCTCGATCGGCTTCGTGATCATCTGCGTGCTGCTCTGCGTCGGGTCGCTGAACCTCTCCGACATCGTGCGCGCCCAGGACACCGCCGCCGGCGTGTTCGGCTGGTACTGGCTGCCGCTGTTCCCGATGTTCGTGGTGTTCTTCATCTCGGCGCTCGCCGAGACGAACCGCCCGCCGTTCGACCTCCCGGAGGCGGAGTCGGAGCTCGTCGCGGGCTTCATGACCGAGTACGCCTCGACGCCGTACCTGCTGTTCATGCTCGGCGAGTACGTGGCCATCATGACCATGTGCGCGCTGACGACGATCCTGTTCCTCGGCGGCTGGCTGTCGCCGATCCCCTTCGCGCCCTTCACCTGGATCCCCGGCGTGTTCTGGTTCGTCGGGAAGATGTGCCTGGTGTTCTTCATGTTCGCCATGGTGAAGGCCTTCGTGCCGCGCTACCGCTACGACCAGCTGATGCGGCTCGGCTGGAAGGTGTTCCTGCCGATCTCGCTCGCGATGGTCGTGATCGTGGCGGCGGTGCTGCAGTTCACGGGGTGGGCGCCGTGA
- the nuoG gene encoding NADH-quinone oxidoreductase subunit NuoG: MTKIIVDGAEVDVPAEYTILQACEAAGAEIPRFCFHERLSIAGNCRMCLVEVKGGPPKPVASCAMGVRDLRPGPNGEPPVVSTRSPMVKKAREGVMEFLLINHPLDCPICDQGGECDLQDQAMAYGVSGSRFHENKRAVEDKYIGPLVKTTMTRCIHCTRCVRFVAEVAGCAEIGAIGRGEDMEITTYLESAMSSELQGNVIDLCPVGALTSRPYAFQARPWELSKTESIDVMDALGSAIRVDARGREVMRILPRTNEDVNEEWISDKTRFIWDGLRTQRLDRPYVRENGRLRPASWPEALGHVAAKIKGADKERVGAIVGDLAAVEEIFALKDLFGRLGVTNLDCRQDGSALDPSLGRASYLFNATIAGVEQADAILLIGTNPRLEAPVLNARIRKRWRLGEVRVGLVGERADLTYGAEHLGAGTGSLTEIVEGKSGFAEVLAKAARPLVIVGAGALARADGLAVLAAASKLASGANVAAGWNGLSVLHAAASRVGALDLGFTPGQGGKTAAEMAAPGALDVAFLLGADEIEIAPGAFVVYLGTHGDRGAHRADVILPGAAYVEKSGTYVNTEGRVQVANRATFPPGEGREDWAILRALSDAVGARLPYDSLPQLRAALYAAHAHFAAVDEIAAGEPADLSGYAVGSLSGDAFVNAVADFHLTNPIARASAIMAEMSALKRGSLAQAAE, from the coding sequence ATGACCAAGATCATCGTCGACGGCGCCGAAGTCGACGTCCCGGCCGAATACACGATCCTGCAGGCCTGTGAGGCGGCTGGAGCAGAGATTCCGCGCTTCTGCTTCCACGAGCGGCTGTCGATCGCCGGCAACTGCCGCATGTGCCTCGTCGAGGTGAAGGGCGGGCCGCCGAAGCCGGTGGCCTCCTGCGCCATGGGCGTGCGCGATCTGCGCCCCGGCCCGAACGGCGAGCCGCCGGTCGTCTCCACCCGCTCGCCGATGGTGAAGAAGGCGCGCGAGGGGGTGATGGAGTTCCTGCTCATCAACCACCCGCTGGATTGCCCGATCTGCGACCAGGGCGGCGAGTGCGACCTGCAGGACCAGGCCATGGCCTACGGCGTCTCGGGCTCGCGCTTCCACGAAAACAAACGCGCGGTCGAAGACAAGTACATCGGCCCGCTCGTGAAGACGACGATGACGCGCTGCATCCATTGCACCCGCTGCGTGCGCTTCGTGGCGGAGGTCGCCGGCTGCGCCGAGATCGGCGCCATCGGCCGCGGCGAGGACATGGAAATCACGACCTATCTTGAGTCCGCCATGTCGTCGGAGCTCCAGGGCAACGTCATCGATCTCTGCCCGGTCGGCGCGCTGACCTCGCGCCCTTACGCCTTCCAGGCGCGTCCGTGGGAGCTCTCGAAGACCGAGTCGATCGACGTGATGGACGCGCTCGGCAGCGCAATCCGCGTCGACGCCCGCGGACGCGAGGTCATGCGCATCCTGCCGCGCACGAACGAGGACGTGAACGAGGAGTGGATCTCCGACAAGACCCGTTTCATCTGGGACGGCCTGCGCACCCAGCGGCTCGACCGCCCCTACGTGCGTGAGAACGGCCGGCTGCGGCCGGCCTCCTGGCCCGAGGCGCTCGGCCATGTCGCGGCGAAGATCAAGGGCGCCGACAAGGAGCGCGTGGGCGCGATCGTCGGCGACCTCGCCGCGGTTGAGGAAATCTTCGCGCTCAAGGATCTGTTCGGACGGCTTGGCGTGACGAACCTCGACTGCCGCCAGGACGGCTCGGCGCTCGATCCTTCGCTCGGCCGCGCGAGCTACCTCTTCAACGCGACCATCGCCGGCGTCGAGCAGGCCGACGCGATCCTGCTCATCGGGACGAACCCGCGCCTGGAGGCGCCGGTTCTGAACGCCCGCATCCGCAAGCGCTGGCGCCTCGGCGAGGTCCGCGTGGGCTTGGTGGGCGAGCGCGCGGACCTGACCTACGGCGCCGAGCACCTCGGCGCCGGCACGGGCTCGCTGACCGAGATCGTCGAGGGCAAGAGCGGCTTCGCCGAGGTCCTCGCCAAGGCCGCGCGGCCGCTCGTCATCGTCGGCGCGGGCGCGCTGGCGCGGGCCGACGGCCTCGCCGTGCTCGCTGCGGCCTCCAAGCTCGCGTCCGGCGCGAACGTCGCCGCGGGCTGGAACGGCCTGTCGGTGCTGCACGCCGCGGCGTCGCGCGTGGGCGCGCTCGACCTCGGCTTCACGCCGGGGCAGGGAGGCAAAACCGCCGCCGAGATGGCGGCGCCCGGCGCGCTCGACGTGGCCTTCCTGCTGGGCGCGGACGAGATCGAGATCGCCCCCGGCGCCTTTGTCGTCTACCTCGGCACCCATGGCGACCGGGGCGCGCACCGCGCCGACGTCATCCTGCCGGGCGCGGCCTATGTCGAGAAGTCCGGCACCTATGTGAACACCGAGGGCCGCGTGCAGGTCGCGAACCGGGCGACCTTCCCGCCCGGCGAAGGCCGCGAGGACTGGGCGATCCTGCGGGCGCTGTCGGACGCCGTCGGCGCGCGGCTGCCCTACGACTCGCTGCCGCAGCTGCGGGCTGCGCTTTACGCGGCTCATGCGCATTTCGCGGCCGTGGACGAGATCGCGGCCGGCGAGCCGGCGGATCTATCGGGCTACGCGGTCGGATCGCTGTCCGGCGACGCCTTCGTCAACGCCGTCGCCGATTTCCACCTGACGAACCCGATCGCGCGCGCCTCGGCCATCATGGCCGAGATGAGCGCGCTCAAGCGCGGGTCGCTCGCGCAGGCGGCGGAGTAA
- the nuoI gene encoding NADH-quinone oxidoreductase subunit NuoI, whose translation MRLDQAARSLFLKEFVSAFFLSMRYFFRPKATINYPFEKGAISPRFRGEHVLRRYPNGEERCIACKLCEAICPAQAITIEAGPRRNDGTRRTTRYDIDMVKCIYCGFCQEACPVDAIVEGPNFEFATETREELYYDKERLLANGDRWEREIARRIALDAPYR comes from the coding sequence ATGCGGCTCGATCAAGCGGCCCGCTCGCTGTTCCTGAAGGAGTTCGTGTCGGCGTTCTTTCTGTCGATGCGCTACTTCTTCCGGCCGAAGGCGACCATCAACTACCCCTTCGAGAAGGGCGCGATCTCGCCGCGCTTCCGGGGCGAGCACGTCCTGCGCCGCTATCCCAACGGCGAGGAGCGCTGCATCGCATGCAAGCTGTGCGAGGCGATCTGCCCGGCGCAGGCCATCACCATCGAGGCCGGCCCGCGCCGCAACGACGGCACGCGGCGCACGACCCGCTACGACATCGACATGGTGAAGTGCATCTATTGCGGCTTCTGCCAGGAGGCCTGCCCGGTGGACGCGATCGTCGAGGGCCCGAACTTCGAGTTCGCGACCGAGACCCGCGAGGAGCTCTACTACGACAAGGAGCGCCTGCTCGCGAACGGCGACCGCTGGGAGCGCGAGATCGCGCGCCGCATCGCCCTCGACGCGCCGTACCGGTGA
- a CDS encoding NADH-quinone oxidoreductase subunit J, with amino-acid sequence MTLPALFFYLFAGVTVASAFMVISSKNPVHSVLFLILAFVNAAGLFVLMGAEFLAMILVVVYVGAVAVLFMFVTMMLDVDFAELRDGFLQYLPIGALVGLIVLVELVLVVGTWGVGGAPHTVVAKAPIPTDVTNAEALGRVLYTDHLLLFQAAGLVLLTAMIGAIVLTLRERRVGVKRQDIAAQVARGPATAIEVVKVRPGQGLSETGV; translated from the coding sequence ATGACCCTGCCAGCGCTGTTCTTTTACCTGTTCGCGGGCGTCACCGTCGCGTCGGCGTTCATGGTGATTTCGTCAAAGAATCCCGTGCATTCGGTGCTGTTCCTCATCCTCGCCTTCGTGAACGCCGCGGGCCTGTTCGTGCTGATGGGCGCCGAGTTCCTGGCGATGATCTTGGTCGTGGTCTACGTCGGCGCCGTCGCGGTGCTGTTCATGTTCGTGACCATGATGCTGGACGTGGACTTCGCCGAGCTGCGCGACGGGTTCCTGCAGTACCTGCCGATCGGCGCGCTGGTGGGGCTGATCGTGCTGGTCGAGCTGGTGCTGGTGGTCGGGACCTGGGGCGTCGGCGGCGCGCCGCACACGGTGGTCGCGAAGGCGCCGATCCCGACCGACGTCACCAACGCCGAGGCGCTCGGCCGCGTGCTCTACACCGACCACCTGCTGCTGTTTCAGGCCGCCGGCCTCGTGCTGCTGACCGCCATGATCGGCGCGATCGTGCTGACGCTGCGCGAGCGCCGGGTCGGCGTGAAGCGGCAGGACATCGCGGCCCAGGTCGCGCGCGGCCCCGCGACCGCGATCGAGGTGGTCAAGGTGCGCCCGGGCCAGGGCCTTTCGGAGACGGGGGTCTGA